The DNA region ATTCCGCAACCCCTCGGGAACCCTTCCCCACTTATGTCGGGCACGCATGCATTCCATGCGGAATCGGCGGCTTCCGGCGCAAGCGCCCACGGCACGCGTGTTGCCATCAGGGGAGCGGAGCTTGCTCTTTCATTCCGCCGAGGTTCCCATCATGACTTTCGCCATCACTCGTCCCAGGCTGCTCGCCACGCTGACCGTGACCGCCTTGCTGGTCGCCGGCCTCGCGTCCGCGCAGGAATCCCCCGTTGTCGTCTCCAGCGCCAAGGTGACGATCTCCGGCACGTCCACCGTCCTCGACTGGAGCGCCACGACCAACGAGGCGCAGACCCGCAACGTGAAGGTCACCCGGGACCTCCCCGGTGGCGACTTCTTCTGGGTCGGCGTCATCCAGCCCGGGGCCGTCGAGTCCTTCGAGGTGGTGGTGCCCATCGCCGCCCTGAAGTCGGACCGCGACAACTTCACCGCCGACATGCACGTGGCGCTGAAGGCCGATCAGTACCCCGACATCGTGTTCACGCTGTCGCGCATGGAGAAGAAGCCCGGCGGCGCGAAGGCGTTCGGCATGCTCAAGGTGGCCGGCGTCGAGAAGGAAGTCATGCTGCCGCTGGTGACCAGCCTGCGCAACGGCAAGCTGCTGGTGCTGGGCAGCGTCGATCTGGACATGACCGACTTCGGGATCACCCCGCCGACCGCGATGATGGGCATGCTGAAGACCGACCCGAAGGTCACGATCAAGTTCGAGACCGTGCTCGCGAAGCCGACGACGTAGGGGCAAGGGTAGAAGGGTAGAAGGGTAGAAGGGTAGAAGGCAGAGCGGGAAGGTAGAAGGAACAGAAGGTAGAAAAAGGTAGAAGGGTAGACGTCCTCACGTTCCGCCTTCGTCCTTCCCGCCCTGCCTTCTGCTCTTCTGCTCTTCTCTCGGCAGCAGCAGCGTGAACACCGTGCCCCCCTCCGGCGGGCACGCCACCGTGAGTGCGCCGCCGTGCAGTTCCGCGGTGCGCTGCGCGATCGGCAGCCCCAGCCCGCCGCCGCGGGCCTTGGTCGTGAAGAACGGCTCGAACACCTGCTCGCGGATCTCGGCCGGGATGCCGGGGCCCGTGTCGCGCACCTGCACTTCCACCATGCCGCCGGGGCGCGCCGCTGTCGTCACCGTGATCCGGCCCGCGCCCTGCAGCGCCTGCGCCGCGTTCAGCACCAAATTGAGCAGCGTGGCCCGCGTCAGGTCGGGGTCGGCGTGCACGCTCAACGGCTCGCCCGCCGCCTCGAACGCGACCCCGCTGCCCGCCGGGTCCTGCGCAACGGTCGCGAACACGTCGCGGATCACGGGCCCGAGTTCGAGCGTGGACGGGCGCGGCGGGCGCGGCCGGGCGAACAGCAGCAGGTCGTTCAGCAGGTCGTTGAGCGACTCGGTGCGGGTGAGGATTTCCTGCATCACGCCGCGCTCGGGATCGTCCTCCGCGCGCCGACGCATCAGCACCTGCATCGCGCCGCGGATCCCGGCCAGGGGATTGCGCACCTCGTGCGCCAGGACTGCCGCCATCTGCCCGACGCGCGCCAGCGCGGCCTGGTGCGTGATGGTGTCCTCCGCGAGCTTGCGGGCCGTGATGTCGGCACGGATGGCGATGTACTGGTACGGCTTGCCCGCCTCGTTCATGAAGGGAACGATGGTCGTGTCGACCCAGTAGTAGTGCCCGTCCTTGGACCTGTTGCGGATCTCGCCGTTCCACACCGCGCCCCGCGCCACCGTCCGCCAGAGATTGCGGATGAACTCGGGCGGGTGATAGCCCGAGTTGATGATGCGGTGGTCCTGCCCGAGCAGTTCCTCGCGCGAGTAGCCGGAGATCTCGGTGAACTTGTCGTTCACGTAGGTGATCCGGCCCTGCACGTCGGTGATCGCCACGATCGCCGCGGCGTCGAGCGCGCGCTTGAAGTCGCCGAGTTGCTCGAGGTGCGCCTCGGCCTGCCGCTCGAGGATCACGAACCGGCGCACCACGATGGCCGTGATACCGAACACGAGGATCATCAGCGGGTGGTTGATCACCACGCCCGGAGGCACGTCGGCGCCCCACCCGGCGGCCAGGTCGAACAGCACCAGCAGGGACGCGCCCGCGGCCGCCACGAGCGGATAGGCCAGCCAGGGCGTCCACAACCCCAGCAGGATCACGCCGACGTACAGCATGCCGACCGCGGCGCCGACCGGCGCCTCGTAGTCGACGCTGAAGATGAGGGCCGCGAGCAGCAGGCCGAGCAGCGGCAGGGTGCTCGCACGCGAGGAGGTGAGGCGTCGGAAGGTGTTCGACACGCGGGTCGATGCTAACCCAGGGCTTGCGGCTCGGGGTTCGGCCTCGGGCCTCGGGCCTCGCGGCTCAGGGCTCAGGGCTCAGAGAGCACGCGGGCAGAGCAGGACGGTCTCCGATCGCGCCGTAGGCCGCTCAGCGCGGCGACGAGGGGAGCGGGGCGTTGGTGGCGGGCGGGCTGGACACCGGGCGTCCGTCGCGCACGCGGGCCGACCAGAAATGGCCGCAATCGCACGCGTACCAGGCGATCGTGAGGGTGCTGCCGGCCAATGGCGGCACCCGCGACTGCCCGCACGACGGGCAGGGCATCGCGAGGCTGTCGAGGCGCTTGCCGGCACTCATGCCCGGACCCTGAGCAACACACGTGCCGACTGCCAGACGGCTGAAAACAGGCGCCGGGCGCGCGGAACGCTCCGACGCGGAGAGGGAGGCGCCGAACTCTCTCGCAGCGAGGTGGGGAAATCCCCGCGAGGTCAGGCCGTCGTCTTGCCCAGCGAGAACTTCTCGATGCGATACCGGATCTGGTCGCGGTTGAGCCCGAGCAGGGCCGCGGCGCGCGTCTGGTTGCCGGCCGCCCGCTCGAGCGCCTGCACCACGAGGCTCCGCTCGAGTTCCTCGAGGTTCACGCCTTCGGCCGGCAGCGCAAGGCCTGAGGCCACCGGCACGGCCCCCGACAGCGCCGGGAAATCCACCGGCTCGAGCCAGGGACCGTCCGAGAGCAGCATCGCGCGCTCGACGGCGTTGCGCAGTTCGCGGATGTTGCCCGGCCAGCCGTAATGCTGCATCGCCTTGAGCGCCGCCGGCGACGCGCCACGCACGGCCTTGCGGAACTCGCGGTTGAACTGGTCGACGTAGAAGGTGACCAGCGCCGGCACGTCCTCGAGGTGCGACCGCAGCGCGGGCAGCTCGATCGGCAGCACGTTGAGCCGGTAATAGAGATCGGACCGGAAGTGTCCGCCCTTCACCTGCTCCTCGAGGTTGCGGTTGGTGGCGGCGATGATGCGCACGTCGACGCGCACGTCGTGCTGGCCCCCGACGCGCTTGAAGGCCTTCTCCTCGAGCACGCGCAGCAGCTTGGCCTGCAGCGCCGGCACCATCTCGCCGATTTCATCGAGGAAGACCGTGCCGCCGTCGGCCGACTCCAGCAGCCCGCGCTTCTGCTGTCGCGCGTCGGTGAAGGCGCCGCGCTCGTGCCCGAACAGCTCGCTCTCGAGCAGCGTCTCCGGTATCGCCGAGCACGTGATGTTCACGAAGGGCCGGTGCGACCGGTCGCTGTTGAAGTGCAGCACCTTGGCCGCCAGGTCCTTGCCCGTGCCACTCTCGCCGGTGAGCAGCACGGTCGACGCCGGGCTGGTGGCGACCTTCTTCAGCAGCGCCTTGACCTCCACCATCTTCGGCGAGTCGCCGACGATGCGCTCGGGCGAGTACGGCTGCGCCTTCTCGGCGCGCAGGTTGCGCACCTCGCGCCGCAGCTGCGTCGTCTCGAGCGCCTTGGCGACGAGATCGGACACCGCATCGACGTTGAACGGCTTGTTGGCGACGTGGTACGCGCCCGTCTTCATCGCCTCGACGGCGGTGTCGACGGTGGCATAGGCGGTCAGCAGGATGACGACGATGTCGGGGTCGTACTCCTTGATCTGGCGCAGGACCGTGACCCCGTCGATGTCGGGAAGCTTGTAGTCGAGCAGCACGAGGTCGATCCCCTCGTGCACCTTGTCGATCGCCTCCTGCCCCGTCGCCGCTTCGACGACCCGCAGCCCGTCGGCCTGCAGGCGCTCGGAGAGCGACCACCGGATCAGTTGCTCATCGTCCGCGACGAGAATCGTGGCCATGCACGGCGAAGTATACCGGCCTTCGTCACCCGGCCTTCCGGCCTCGCGACATTCCGGCATCGCGGCATTGCCGCGCGCCCGTTCAGCGCGCGGCCAGCGTCACCGTCGCGCTCACCTTCTTCCCCTCGTGCTCGAACACGATCGGCACCGCCTGGCCGGGCGCCAGCGTCTTGAGCACGTCGGAGTAGGCCGAGAGCGAGGCCAGCGGCTTGCCGGCCATCT from Luteitalea sp. TBR-22 includes:
- a CDS encoding YceI family protein is translated as MTFAITRPRLLATLTVTALLVAGLASAQESPVVVSSAKVTISGTSTVLDWSATTNEAQTRNVKVTRDLPGGDFFWVGVIQPGAVESFEVVVPIAALKSDRDNFTADMHVALKADQYPDIVFTLSRMEKKPGGAKAFGMLKVAGVEKEVMLPLVTSLRNGKLLVLGSVDLDMTDFGITPPTAMMGMLKTDPKVTIKFETVLAKPTT
- a CDS encoding nitrogen regulation protein NR(II), whose amino-acid sequence is MSNTFRRLTSSRASTLPLLGLLLAALIFSVDYEAPVGAAVGMLYVGVILLGLWTPWLAYPLVAAAGASLLVLFDLAAGWGADVPPGVVINHPLMILVFGITAIVVRRFVILERQAEAHLEQLGDFKRALDAAAIVAITDVQGRITYVNDKFTEISGYSREELLGQDHRIINSGYHPPEFIRNLWRTVARGAVWNGEIRNRSKDGHYYWVDTTIVPFMNEAGKPYQYIAIRADITARKLAEDTITHQAALARVGQMAAVLAHEVRNPLAGIRGAMQVLMRRRAEDDPERGVMQEILTRTESLNDLLNDLLLFARPRPPRPSTLELGPVIRDVFATVAQDPAGSGVAFEAAGEPLSVHADPDLTRATLLNLVLNAAQALQGAGRITVTTAARPGGMVEVQVRDTGPGIPAEIREQVFEPFFTTKARGGGLGLPIAQRTAELHGGALTVACPPEGGTVFTLLLPREEQKSRRQGGKDEGGT
- a CDS encoding sigma-54 dependent transcriptional regulator gives rise to the protein MATILVADDEQLIRWSLSERLQADGLRVVEAATGQEAIDKVHEGIDLVLLDYKLPDIDGVTVLRQIKEYDPDIVVILLTAYATVDTAVEAMKTGAYHVANKPFNVDAVSDLVAKALETTQLRREVRNLRAEKAQPYSPERIVGDSPKMVEVKALLKKVATSPASTVLLTGESGTGKDLAAKVLHFNSDRSHRPFVNITCSAIPETLLESELFGHERGAFTDARQQKRGLLESADGGTVFLDEIGEMVPALQAKLLRVLEEKAFKRVGGQHDVRVDVRIIAATNRNLEEQVKGGHFRSDLYYRLNVLPIELPALRSHLEDVPALVTFYVDQFNREFRKAVRGASPAALKAMQHYGWPGNIRELRNAVERAMLLSDGPWLEPVDFPALSGAVPVASGLALPAEGVNLEELERSLVVQALERAAGNQTRAAALLGLNRDQIRYRIEKFSLGKTTA